A genomic segment from Chitinophaga niabensis encodes:
- a CDS encoding DUF4256 domain-containing protein — MKKKLSADQAAALLKILKTRFEKNMDRHKGLSWAKVEAKLEANAGKLWSLEEMEASGGEPDVVGYDKKKDEYIFYDCSPETPKGRRSICYDHQALEARKEHKPKDSAMNMADDMGIEMLTEEQYRELQQLGTFDAKTSSWIQTPADIRKRGGALFCDFRYGHVFVYHNGADSYYGVRGFRGSLSV; from the coding sequence ATGAAAAAGAAGCTATCAGCAGATCAGGCTGCAGCACTGCTCAAGATATTGAAAACCCGTTTTGAGAAGAACATGGACCGTCATAAAGGGCTTTCATGGGCTAAAGTAGAAGCAAAGCTGGAAGCCAATGCCGGAAAATTGTGGTCACTGGAGGAAATGGAAGCCAGTGGCGGGGAACCGGATGTAGTGGGTTATGATAAGAAGAAGGACGAATACATTTTTTATGATTGCTCGCCTGAAACGCCTAAAGGCCGCAGAAGCATCTGCTATGACCATCAGGCACTGGAAGCCAGGAAAGAACATAAACCTAAAGACAGCGCCATGAATATGGCAGATGATATGGGGATTGAGATGCTAACGGAGGAGCAATACAGGGAGTTACAGCAGTTAGGAACTTTCGATGCAAAAACATCCAGCTGGATACAAACGCCTGCTGATATTCGTAAGCGGGGTGGTGCTCTTTTTTGTGATTTCCGCTATGGCCATGTTTTCGTATATCATAACGGTGCAGATTCTTATTATGGAGTCAGGGGATTCCGTGGTTCATTAAGCGTATAA
- a CDS encoding OmpH family outer membrane protein, producing MLKNFTLATLLLLTTSYVNAQTKIAYIHMQQLISSMPETKRALDTLQLYEQELNKDGQVLVTEFQKRVALFTKEEPTLKPDIKDIRIKELETAKASIDDYKMRMDQKLALREQQLTDPIIARAKKAVADLAAEKGFVCVLDSSKDILVAATCEDLMAPVKLKLGIK from the coding sequence ATGCTTAAAAACTTTACCCTTGCAACACTGCTCCTGTTAACAACTTCATATGTTAATGCACAAACAAAAATCGCCTACATCCACATGCAGCAACTTATTTCCAGCATGCCGGAAACCAAACGGGCACTTGATACGCTGCAGCTATATGAACAGGAACTCAATAAGGATGGGCAGGTATTGGTAACAGAATTTCAGAAAAGGGTGGCGCTTTTTACGAAAGAGGAACCTACCCTGAAACCAGATATTAAAGATATCAGGATAAAAGAGCTGGAAACCGCTAAAGCAAGCATTGATGATTATAAAATGCGCATGGACCAAAAATTGGCGCTTCGCGAACAACAGCTTACCGATCCGATCATTGCAAGGGCTAAAAAAGCAGTAGCTGACCTCGCCGCTGAAAAAGGGTTTGTTTGTGTGCTGGATAGTTCAAAAGATATATTAGTAGCAGCCACCTGTGAAGACCTGATGGCACCGGTAAAACTGAAGCTGGGGATAAAGTAA
- the katG gene encoding catalase/peroxidase HPI, with the protein MGESNDISKCPFHNGSMKQNVGGGGTRNRDWWPNHLKLSILRQHSSLSDPMDEGFNYAEAFKSLDLAAVKKDLHALMTDSQDWWPADFGHYGPLFIRMAWHSAGTYRVGDGRGGAGAGQQRFAPLNSWPDNVSLDKARRLLWPIKQKYGNKISWADLMILTGNVALESMGFKTFGFAGGREDVWEPDEDVYWGSETTWLGGDLRYAHGSQGVPKEHGVVSSDDDADGNIHGRNLEKPLAAVQMGLIYVNPEGPDGNPDPIAAAKDIRDTFGRMAMNDEETVALIAGGHSFGKTHGAAPSSHVGKEPEAAGLELQGLGWSNSYGSGKGADTITSGLEVIWTATPTKWSNNFFENLFGFEWKLSKSPAGAHQWVAKDAPAIVPDAFDSSKKHVPTMLTTDLALRFDPAYEKISRRFLENPDAFADAFARAWFKLTHRDMGPRARYLGPDVPEEVLLWQDPIPAVDHPLIDSNDIAALKAKVLASGLSVSELVSTAWASASTFRGSDKRGGANGARIRLAPQKYWLVNNPPQLQKVLDVLEGIQKGFNTGGKKVSLADLIVLAGCAGVEKAAKDAGQTITVPFTPGRMDASQDLTDIESVGFLEPAADGFRNYRKSKLHVSTEALLIDKAQLLTLTAPELTVLVGGLRVLNTNFDGSNHGVFTARPGQLTNDFFVNLLDMRVSWKAVSEAKELYEGTDRATGDIKWIGSRADLVFGSNSELRAIAEVYGSADAQGKFVKDFVAAWNKVMNLDRFDIA; encoded by the coding sequence ATGGGAGAATCAAATGACATCAGTAAATGCCCGTTTCATAATGGGAGTATGAAGCAGAATGTTGGTGGTGGCGGAACCAGGAACCGTGACTGGTGGCCCAACCATTTAAAGTTAAGTATCCTGCGTCAGCACTCGTCCTTATCGGACCCAATGGATGAAGGTTTTAACTATGCCGAAGCTTTTAAAAGCCTTGACCTGGCAGCAGTGAAGAAAGACCTTCATGCACTTATGACGGACTCGCAAGACTGGTGGCCTGCAGACTTCGGGCATTATGGCCCTTTGTTTATCCGCATGGCATGGCATAGTGCAGGTACCTATCGTGTAGGTGACGGTCGTGGTGGTGCCGGTGCAGGACAGCAACGTTTTGCTCCGCTTAACAGCTGGCCTGATAATGTGAGCCTTGATAAAGCCCGCAGATTACTCTGGCCTATCAAGCAGAAGTACGGTAACAAGATCTCGTGGGCGGACCTGATGATCCTTACCGGTAATGTGGCACTGGAGTCAATGGGTTTTAAAACATTTGGTTTTGCCGGTGGCCGTGAAGATGTTTGGGAACCGGATGAAGATGTGTATTGGGGTTCAGAAACCACCTGGCTGGGTGGCGACCTGCGTTATGCGCATGGTTCCCAAGGAGTGCCAAAAGAACATGGTGTAGTTTCATCAGACGATGATGCAGATGGTAATATCCATGGCCGCAACCTTGAAAAACCACTGGCTGCCGTGCAAATGGGTTTGATCTATGTGAATCCTGAAGGCCCTGATGGTAACCCTGATCCTATTGCCGCCGCTAAAGATATCCGGGATACTTTCGGCCGCATGGCTATGAATGATGAAGAAACAGTTGCCCTGATAGCAGGAGGGCATAGCTTTGGTAAAACCCATGGTGCTGCCCCTTCTTCCCACGTGGGCAAGGAGCCTGAAGCTGCAGGCCTGGAATTACAGGGCCTGGGCTGGAGCAACTCCTATGGTTCCGGTAAAGGTGCTGATACCATTACAAGCGGTCTTGAGGTAATATGGACAGCCACTCCAACTAAATGGAGCAACAATTTCTTCGAAAACCTTTTTGGTTTTGAATGGAAGCTTTCTAAAAGTCCCGCTGGCGCTCATCAATGGGTAGCTAAAGATGCGCCGGCTATTGTTCCTGATGCATTCGACAGTTCCAAAAAGCATGTGCCTACTATGCTTACTACGGACCTCGCTTTAAGGTTTGACCCGGCTTACGAAAAAATATCCCGGCGCTTTTTAGAAAACCCCGATGCATTTGCAGACGCTTTTGCAAGGGCATGGTTTAAACTGACGCATCGTGATATGGGACCCCGTGCCCGTTACCTGGGGCCGGATGTGCCGGAAGAAGTATTGCTCTGGCAGGACCCTATCCCGGCAGTTGATCATCCATTGATTGATAGCAATGATATTGCAGCGCTGAAAGCAAAAGTACTGGCATCAGGTTTAAGCGTATCTGAGTTGGTTTCCACAGCATGGGCTTCTGCTTCCACTTTCCGTGGTTCTGATAAACGTGGTGGAGCTAATGGTGCGCGTATTCGCCTGGCTCCTCAGAAATACTGGCTGGTAAATAATCCTCCGCAGCTGCAAAAAGTATTGGATGTATTAGAGGGCATTCAGAAAGGATTTAATACAGGCGGTAAGAAGGTTTCACTGGCAGACCTGATTGTACTGGCTGGTTGTGCAGGTGTTGAAAAAGCGGCGAAAGATGCAGGTCAAACTATCACAGTGCCATTTACACCCGGCCGAATGGATGCATCGCAGGATCTGACCGATATTGAATCAGTTGGCTTTTTAGAACCTGCTGCGGATGGTTTCCGTAATTACCGCAAGTCAAAACTGCATGTATCTACTGAAGCATTACTGATAGATAAAGCACAATTGCTCACACTTACAGCGCCTGAATTAACAGTGCTGGTTGGTGGCTTACGTGTGTTGAACACTAACTTCGACGGTTCTAATCACGGTGTTTTCACAGCACGCCCTGGCCAGTTGACCAACGACTTCTTTGTAAACCTGCTGGACATGCGTGTTTCATGGAAAGCAGTATCTGAAGCGAAAGAGCTTTATGAAGGAACTGACCGCGCTACCGGCGATATAAAGTGGATAGGCAGCCGTGCGGACCTTGTGTTTGGTTCTAATTCAGAGTTGAGAGCTATTGCGGAAGTGTATGGAAGTGCTGATGCGCAGGGTAAGTTTGTGAAAGACTTTGTGGCAGCATGGAATAAAGTGATGAACCTGGACAGGTTTGATATCGCATAA
- a CDS encoding sulfatase family protein gives MVIFLTDDLNQTDVGCYGNTDVRTPNMDSLAAEGMRFNKAYAAAPICTPSRSAMFTGLYPFRNGSQMNHFTVKPNTANLPQLLKKLGYRVVIAGKTDVFPLHNFPFERIGEEFGRYAPIENRLDRKKETVQMIESHFKEHPEQPICLIVAPWVPHVPWFPNKDFIPGKLKLPNYLADTKATRQALSAYYQSIGEADKMLGEVMQALDKAGQKNSTMLMFISDQGAQFPSAKWTTYDQGLRVPMIVRWPGKVIPGTVSDALVSLVDLTPTLVDLAGGKKPEGLDGESFKNVLLNRKKDHHSYIFAETSMEPHFWYNYTPSRTVITDDGFHYIKNYHPGVRFVTHIDKVEQNEFYFDTWVAAAENDPKARFLLNRYSYHPPDELYNLNTDRDEFNNLALDPAYNNKTVMLKKLLDKELARQGETNEMILEGTLPVFFDQSYTIRQSRSASDLSFNKKRWNPDVLYITAYLNDMNKGGVVCDYFSNFRLYACHGKIGLRLADGTEVESEAIPVKEGQLLMKLSSQGELEVRFNQEVILVKALKKDLTKIKAGYVTCGKIQGEELEGKLQSYDGQITDLRFTMNELSKEP, from the coding sequence ATGGTCATTTTCCTTACGGATGATCTGAACCAAACGGATGTTGGATGTTATGGCAATACAGATGTGAGGACCCCTAATATGGACTCGCTGGCTGCTGAAGGCATGCGGTTTAATAAGGCCTATGCTGCCGCTCCGATATGCACACCTTCAAGGAGCGCGATGTTTACAGGACTGTATCCCTTCCGCAATGGCTCACAAATGAATCACTTCACTGTAAAGCCCAACACCGCTAACCTGCCACAGTTACTGAAGAAGCTGGGGTACCGGGTAGTTATTGCAGGCAAAACGGATGTTTTCCCCTTGCATAATTTCCCGTTTGAAAGAATAGGAGAGGAATTTGGCCGGTATGCCCCTATTGAAAACCGGCTGGACAGAAAGAAGGAAACGGTACAGATGATAGAAAGCCATTTTAAGGAGCATCCGGAGCAACCCATCTGCCTGATTGTGGCACCATGGGTGCCGCATGTGCCCTGGTTTCCGAATAAAGATTTTATCCCTGGGAAACTAAAGCTGCCTAACTACCTGGCAGATACGAAGGCTACACGGCAGGCATTAAGCGCGTATTATCAAAGTATCGGAGAAGCAGATAAGATGTTAGGAGAAGTAATGCAGGCATTAGACAAGGCCGGTCAGAAAAACAGTACGATGCTCATGTTTATATCGGACCAGGGAGCGCAATTCCCATCAGCAAAATGGACGACATATGACCAGGGCTTGCGGGTGCCCATGATTGTAAGATGGCCAGGGAAAGTTATACCGGGTACTGTATCAGATGCACTTGTATCGCTGGTAGATCTAACGCCCACGTTAGTAGACCTGGCGGGTGGAAAGAAGCCAGAAGGGCTGGATGGCGAATCTTTTAAAAACGTGTTATTAAACAGGAAGAAAGACCATCATTCATACATCTTCGCTGAAACATCCATGGAACCTCACTTCTGGTATAACTACACGCCATCCCGCACTGTTATTACCGATGATGGATTCCATTATATCAAAAATTATCATCCCGGCGTTCGCTTTGTTACGCATATAGACAAGGTAGAGCAGAATGAATTCTATTTTGACACCTGGGTAGCTGCTGCTGAAAATGATCCTAAAGCCAGGTTCCTGCTCAACCGTTACAGCTATCACCCACCGGATGAGCTTTATAATTTAAATACAGACCGTGATGAGTTCAATAATCTCGCACTTGATCCTGCCTATAATAACAAGACTGTTATGCTGAAAAAGCTGCTTGATAAAGAACTGGCCAGGCAGGGTGAAACCAACGAGATGATATTGGAAGGAACATTACCGGTTTTCTTTGACCAGAGCTATACCATCCGGCAGAGCAGGAGCGCGTCAGATCTTTCCTTCAATAAAAAAAGATGGAATCCTGATGTATTGTATATCACTGCCTACCTGAATGATATGAATAAAGGCGGTGTGGTCTGTGACTATTTTTCCAATTTCAGGCTATATGCCTGTCACGGCAAAATAGGCTTAAGACTGGCGGATGGTACTGAAGTGGAAAGTGAGGCAATCCCTGTAAAAGAAGGACAGCTATTAATGAAATTATCTTCGCAAGGCGAACTCGAAGTGAGGTTTAACCAGGAAGTTATTTTGGTTAAAGCATTAAAGAAAGACCTTACAAAAATAAAAGCAGGATATGTGACCTGTGGCAAGATACAGGGAGAGGAGCTTGAAGGTAAGCTCCAATCCTATGATGGGCAGATCACCGATCTGCGGTTTACGATGAATGAACTATCGAAGGAACCTTAA
- a CDS encoding glycoside hydrolase family 43 protein, which produces MDHKKTLLLSALFAVNILQLFAQNREQPVMENVPLDSIRLSDPFILADRNTSMYYMTGTGGMLWKSRDLQKWTGPFRVAKPDTASWMGRNPMIWAAEIHYYQNKYYYFATFTNRDVKIDTVRGNVIERRACHVLVSDKPEGPYTPMADPTYLPANMPTLDGTLWVDKDGKPYMVYCYEWLQNWNGTIEKIQLKPDLSGSVGEAKLLFRASDSPWSRERDKEGNIIPNKVTDGPWLFRTQSGRLGMLWTSWVFDVYTQGVAYSQSGTLDGPWIQEKEPITPPNYGHGMLFRTFEGKLLMSLHSHKELNGRTIRYPKLFEVDDAGDKIIVKK; this is translated from the coding sequence ATGGATCATAAGAAAACCTTATTACTATCCGCGTTATTTGCAGTGAATATCCTGCAGCTCTTTGCACAAAACCGCGAACAGCCGGTTATGGAAAATGTTCCCCTGGATTCAATCCGCCTCAGCGATCCTTTTATCCTTGCAGACAGGAACACCTCCATGTATTACATGACGGGCACAGGAGGCATGTTATGGAAAAGCAGGGACCTGCAAAAATGGACAGGCCCTTTCAGGGTTGCAAAGCCGGATACCGCTTCATGGATGGGGCGCAATCCCATGATCTGGGCTGCAGAGATCCATTATTATCAAAATAAATATTATTACTTCGCCACCTTCACAAACCGGGATGTAAAGATCGATACCGTGAGAGGGAATGTTATCGAACGCCGTGCCTGCCACGTATTGGTGAGCGATAAACCCGAAGGCCCTTATACGCCCATGGCGGATCCCACGTACCTGCCCGCTAATATGCCAACACTCGATGGTACGCTCTGGGTGGATAAGGATGGAAAGCCTTACATGGTATATTGTTATGAGTGGCTGCAAAACTGGAATGGTACCATTGAAAAGATACAGTTGAAACCCGATCTGAGCGGGTCTGTAGGTGAAGCAAAACTCCTTTTCAGAGCGAGTGATTCTCCCTGGAGCAGGGAGCGTGATAAAGAGGGTAATATCATCCCCAATAAAGTTACTGACGGCCCCTGGTTGTTTCGTACGCAATCCGGCAGGCTGGGTATGTTATGGACAAGCTGGGTGTTCGATGTGTATACACAGGGAGTGGCCTATTCTCAAAGCGGTACATTGGACGGGCCATGGATCCAGGAGAAGGAACCCATAACACCTCCAAATTATGGGCATGGCATGTTATTCCGTACTTTTGAAGGGAAGTTGCTCATGTCCTTACACAGTCATAAGGAACTGAATGGCCGCACTATACGTTACCCGAAATTGTTTGAGGTAGATGATGCAGGAGATAAGATCATCGTTAAAAAATAA
- a CDS encoding tetratricopeptide repeat-containing sensor histidine kinase translates to MNRALLLLMALLAIHHTTTARQTNPKTALLERLAQTGQDTARVHALYAIADYLWHKDPNYDSIISYANRAFVLSRQLKYEEGYIKSAVLLCKSYTKINEFDKAKSLLPQMNKEQQIHLLILIGEGYLFQPGLKKPVLDTAFSYFNQALQASEKMGSVKWRHESLIALAKYYFSSDQIPKGKEAFLRIIRDFQQTKEIEKEAHIWSELGKYMPDTDSTFNDQMWAHGTALKLYYKLKDTSNLISVLQDISAINMNHSNFDSARAQTMQVLEWRRLTGNKKAYSNTYMLGWLSYATGDMDEALKWLLITEKNAAEYNIFNETNINTLLGLIYSEDGQHQKALSYFLNTPKASGYILYFLARKITEEYIHLGQPEKALAFMRDFETKNPPKNPDHQESIAAARGDIYAALNKPAQARQYYLEMVGLDNEAQKYRGREILPRPFSVSGSEAYYKIARFYADQREYAAAAPYLATAARINAFSGNRFYTANNLRNIRFLQYVVDSATGNYKGALEHHRQYTALNDSLSNIVKIRQLHQLQVQYETEKKEQAILQKDGQIKTLEQNNRLRQANLKQAQFIRNISIIATLLLLALAGLLYRQYRQKQLANQLITIQNTQLQHLLKEKEWLLKEVHHRVKNNLHTVICLLESQAAFLENDALKAIESSQHRIYAMSLIHQKLYQVDNVKTIEMNRYLPEFVQYLKDSFGITDKIYFRTEVEPVSLDVSVAIPIALILNEAVTNSIKYAFPGNSKGRIEVNMYHEAGEIVLEISDNGIGIDKNIKDKTLNSLGVELMKGLSEDINGQIEFANDEGTKITVRFAADSPFYPALQSEKEAPISA, encoded by the coding sequence ATGAACCGAGCGCTACTTCTTTTAATGGCCTTATTGGCTATTCATCATACAACTACTGCAAGACAAACTAATCCCAAAACCGCCTTGCTGGAACGCCTGGCGCAAACAGGCCAGGATACTGCCAGGGTACACGCTCTATATGCCATCGCAGATTACCTCTGGCACAAGGATCCCAACTACGATAGTATTATCAGCTACGCCAACCGCGCCTTCGTCCTCTCCCGTCAACTGAAATACGAGGAAGGATATATTAAGTCGGCCGTTCTCCTGTGTAAGTCCTATACCAAGATAAACGAATTTGATAAAGCAAAAAGCCTTCTGCCCCAGATGAATAAAGAGCAACAGATACATTTGCTCATTCTCATCGGCGAAGGATACCTGTTCCAGCCCGGGTTAAAAAAGCCCGTACTTGATACAGCTTTCAGTTATTTCAACCAGGCCCTGCAGGCTTCCGAAAAAATGGGGTCTGTAAAATGGAGGCACGAAAGCCTTATAGCACTTGCCAAGTATTATTTTTCCTCAGATCAGATCCCAAAAGGAAAAGAAGCATTTCTCAGGATCATCCGTGATTTTCAGCAAACCAAAGAAATCGAAAAGGAAGCACATATCTGGTCGGAACTGGGTAAATATATGCCAGACACAGATAGCACTTTCAATGATCAGATGTGGGCGCACGGTACTGCACTGAAGCTGTACTACAAGTTAAAGGACACATCGAACCTTATATCCGTGCTGCAGGACATATCTGCTATTAACATGAACCATTCCAATTTTGATTCAGCCAGGGCACAAACCATGCAGGTATTGGAATGGCGCAGGCTGACAGGTAATAAAAAAGCATATTCCAATACCTATATGCTTGGCTGGCTCAGCTATGCAACCGGCGATATGGATGAAGCGCTCAAGTGGTTACTGATCACAGAAAAGAACGCTGCGGAGTATAATATATTCAACGAGACCAACATTAATACGCTGCTGGGCCTTATTTATTCTGAGGATGGGCAACATCAGAAAGCATTGTCCTATTTCCTCAATACCCCGAAAGCCTCCGGGTACATTTTATATTTTCTGGCAAGGAAAATAACTGAGGAGTATATCCACCTGGGGCAGCCGGAAAAAGCGTTGGCCTTCATGAGGGATTTTGAAACCAAAAATCCTCCGAAGAACCCGGATCACCAGGAGTCTATCGCCGCAGCCAGAGGAGATATCTATGCAGCACTAAACAAGCCGGCGCAAGCAAGGCAATATTACCTGGAGATGGTTGGGCTGGACAACGAGGCACAGAAATACAGGGGCCGGGAAATACTTCCCAGGCCATTTAGTGTCTCCGGATCAGAAGCATACTATAAAATAGCCCGCTTCTATGCTGATCAGCGGGAATACGCAGCAGCAGCTCCCTACCTGGCTACAGCCGCCAGGATCAATGCATTTTCCGGCAACCGGTTTTACACTGCCAACAACCTGCGCAACATCCGTTTTCTGCAATATGTGGTTGACTCAGCCACCGGTAATTATAAAGGAGCATTGGAGCATCACCGTCAATACACCGCGCTCAACGACTCTCTATCCAATATTGTTAAAATCCGTCAATTGCACCAACTGCAGGTGCAATACGAAACAGAGAAGAAAGAACAGGCCATTCTGCAAAAGGATGGACAGATCAAAACACTGGAACAAAACAATCGTCTGCGGCAGGCTAACCTGAAGCAGGCACAATTTATACGGAATATCTCCATAATAGCCACCCTGCTACTACTGGCACTTGCAGGCCTGCTATACAGGCAGTATAGGCAAAAACAACTCGCCAACCAGCTGATCACGATCCAGAACACACAACTACAGCATCTGTTGAAAGAAAAAGAATGGTTGTTAAAAGAAGTACATCACCGTGTTAAGAACAACCTGCATACCGTCATTTGCCTGTTGGAATCGCAGGCCGCGTTCCTGGAGAACGATGCTCTTAAAGCCATTGAAAGCAGCCAACACAGGATCTACGCTATGTCGCTGATACACCAGAAGCTTTACCAGGTGGACAATGTGAAGACGATTGAAATGAATCGCTATCTGCCGGAATTCGTTCAATACTTAAAAGATAGTTTTGGGATCACGGACAAGATCTATTTCCGGACGGAAGTTGAACCCGTATCGCTGGATGTATCTGTAGCCATTCCTATCGCACTCATCCTCAATGAAGCAGTTACCAACAGTATCAAATATGCGTTCCCGGGCAATAGTAAAGGCAGAATAGAAGTGAACATGTACCATGAAGCAGGAGAAATAGTGCTGGAGATCTCAGACAATGGCATCGGCATCGATAAGAACATTAAAGATAAAACCCTTAATTCCCTGGGGGTAGAGTTGATGAAAGGATTGAGTGAGGACATCAACGGGCAGATTGAGTTTGCCAATGACGAAGGGACTAAGATCACAGTAAGGTTTGCAGCTGATTCTCCTTTTTATCCTGCCTTGCAATCAGAAAAAGAAGCACCCATATCTGCATAA
- a CDS encoding RagB/SusD family nutrient uptake outer membrane protein, translated as MKMLRIKQTILLLMLGSCFPIVSCNKEYINPSQASIPSVTTSVDGLMTLCAGLQRRFTIGRQSPLYCAPIAGGYSVYALYTINIGNTAEKELETGKGAVTQGNAVITQLWAQCLLTKTEAETVLSNLTVAADPADRVGMKAYASIFYALSLGTLVQFFEQIPLVKGENAQFNTRADVLQKAIEALESADTDLATTNPSAKFLSKVPAGIDIKNTVKALLARYYNVQSMISGTYNTASGNKALTFAAAASQVIKSEFRFSTVTTNPLGEWNFTVNVFGAIDSTLGLRNGLAPVPAATDPRVGFYIARTGPTTYPLKAFALNTTASYPVYLPGEMSLIMAENYARQSQFPQSKTALDAVRTKTTDIYGIGASQPAYSGAMTMPALLTDIYKQRRLEMFISGQELEDSRRFGRPAPNVAGEERNRNFYPYPLIERDNNTSTPADPGI; from the coding sequence ATGAAAATGCTTCGAATAAAACAGACCATTTTATTACTGATGCTGGGTAGTTGCTTCCCCATTGTATCCTGTAATAAAGAATATATTAATCCAAGCCAGGCATCCATTCCAAGCGTAACAACCAGTGTGGACGGGTTAATGACACTTTGTGCCGGATTGCAGCGCAGGTTTACGATCGGCCGGCAGAGCCCTTTGTATTGTGCGCCTATTGCAGGTGGGTATAGCGTGTATGCATTATATACCATAAACATTGGTAATACTGCTGAAAAGGAACTGGAAACCGGCAAAGGTGCCGTAACACAAGGCAATGCAGTAATAACCCAGTTGTGGGCGCAATGCCTGCTCACTAAAACGGAAGCGGAAACTGTTTTAAGTAATCTCACGGTAGCTGCAGATCCGGCAGACAGGGTAGGGATGAAAGCTTATGCCAGTATCTTTTATGCGCTCAGCCTCGGTACCTTGGTACAGTTCTTTGAACAGATCCCTTTGGTGAAAGGAGAGAATGCCCAGTTTAATACGCGGGCAGATGTTTTGCAAAAAGCCATCGAGGCACTTGAAAGTGCGGACACAGATCTGGCTACTACTAATCCCAGTGCAAAGTTCCTGTCTAAAGTTCCTGCAGGAATTGATATTAAGAATACGGTAAAAGCATTGCTGGCAAGGTATTATAATGTACAGAGCATGATCAGCGGCACTTATAATACGGCATCCGGCAATAAAGCACTGACCTTTGCTGCTGCGGCCAGCCAGGTTATTAAATCTGAGTTCCGGTTTTCTACCGTTACCACCAATCCGCTGGGCGAATGGAACTTTACCGTGAACGTTTTTGGTGCTATTGATTCCACACTGGGTTTAAGGAATGGCCTGGCGCCGGTACCTGCGGCTACGGATCCCCGCGTAGGATTTTATATCGCCAGAACAGGGCCTACCACTTATCCGCTGAAAGCATTTGCGCTGAATACAACCGCTTCCTATCCTGTTTATTTACCAGGAGAGATGAGCCTGATCATGGCAGAGAACTATGCACGGCAATCCCAGTTCCCGCAAAGTAAAACAGCACTGGATGCGGTACGTACCAAAACGACTGATATATATGGCATCGGGGCTTCCCAGCCTGCCTACAGTGGAGCGATGACCATGCCAGCTTTGCTGACAGATATCTACAAGCAAAGAAGGCTGGAGATGTTCATCAGCGGCCAGGAATTGGAGGACAGCCGCCGTTTTGGACGGCCTGCCCCAAATGTAGCGGGTGAAGAAAGGAACAGGAACTTTTACCCTTATCCTTTAATTGAAAGGGATAACAATACAAGTACACCGGCCGATCCGGGTATTTAA